TGAGGTACGTGGAAAGTAATTCTTTACCATCAGTTTTGGAGAGCAGTTGAATTTTCAAGTTATTTTCCAGACCTGCTTTAATTCTCAACACACATACCTTTTGAAATAATTGCAGGAAACAGTAAATACTGTATAGAGTTCTTTTTCTAAGTATTTCCATTCCTCATTTTCGACTGTCCTCAGAAAGACAGGGactttagctaaaaaaaaaatcatttttgtcaAAGGTCTCGTTATAAAGTATTTcaaggaactttttaaaaaactactttttATACTTAAATTAAGAACAGAAAATGGCTAGCCTGAAATTCTCTCATCTTTtgaagagggaaaataaaatccCATGATAGGGGGATTTTAAACGCTCTTTCCACCCCACTATTTGAAATATGCCTTTGGATGGTATGGACTAAAATAAAAACTTGCCATGAGGAGGCCCATGGAATTAGCAATTAATTTTTAAGTTggcaattaattttaaattgacTCCCTAATTACTTCTGTTTTAAGTGTCTGTAAAAAAAAGTTCTTGACTGGTGATGACTAAGGCTGGCACCTTCCCACGGGCAGAATACCAACTCTTTGGGTCAGCAGCCACTTGGCATTTTGAAaagtcaaaagagacaaaaagcAACACCAGTCAGAGACACCAGGACATCCTGACTGTTGCACCAAAAATCTCCCAAGGACCTGCCAACTGAACCGGCAGAGGCTCTGCCAGGTAGGGCTGACAACAAGACTGTGGGTTCCCATACAACACAAAACTGCAGTGCCCCTTGTTTAACAAGGgacaaaaaaaagactaagatgcTCAAGACAGTCACAGCAGAGCATTAAAACAAGCAGGAGGCCCTTCCAAGCAAAGGGCTCTGTGCTCGCCTGCACACCCATAAAGCTGCCCCAGTGTTGGGTGACATGAACTTCTGTGACACCTGGATATAAATGTTTCCGAGTTTGGCTCAGCACTATGCTAGGTCTAGAAAGGGTAcatgtaaataaattaattccTCAACTAAGTACCCAAACTCCATCTTTATTGGAGTATACAATGTCTGACAAttagtttgtgaactcatcctagaaaaagtgctacataagtcattgctgaatatcactaccatcacctttgaagtccttcccttgggaagctatgtgccCTTGCCAGTGCCtagaccacccttcaaagcaattttgaaactccttttctggaatggctatcagagttgtcatcatattaccttagatgtcctgaatgtcatcaaaacgtcttcatttcaatatttcttttatctttgggtaaagaaaaaagtcattggaggccagatcaggtgagtaaggaggacgttccaatacagttatttgtttaatgGATAAAACTCTCTCAtaggggcggcgcttgtggctcaaaggagtagggtgctactcttggcatgagaaaggtgtgtgtaaAAACCATAGGTGGCgcattcaagcccagccccggccataaactgcaaaaaaacccaaacaaacaaaaaaaacccaactctttCATAGGTGGTGCCACGTGagttggtgcattgtcatgatgcaagagccatgagttggaGGCAAAAAAGTCaggtcatttttatatttttcaggaagctttttcagcatttggttaactgtccagttgttacaaattcataatgaacaatcttaCTGATATCAAAAGAGTTTAGCAATACCGTTTTGACTCTGGATGTGGACTGAGGGAACTTtgttggtcatggagaattggctgacttccactgtACACTTTGATGCTTTGCTGCAGGGTTGTAtgggtacacccatgtttcatcggCAGTGATAACACTGTCCAAAACATTGTCTTGCCTCTTCAAAAGGTCTTGACAAattttgactctcctttgcttttgttcattgatgAGTTCCTTTgtgaccatttttgcacacacctttctcatgccaagagtTTCTGTTAAGATTTTCCCATTTATCCATTAATTTTTACTTGGTCAGCGGTGCTGCTCACAATCTGgcaacaattttgatgcacaatttgatgaacttttgcaatgttttcatctgaTCTGCTGGACACTGACTGTTCTGACCTCTCCTCATCAGTGATGCTTtgtctctcctcagaaaaatgtttaatctatttgtacactgTTGTTTTCTTCACAGCATTATCTCTagaaacttggactaacatgtccctgatttcacttccactcttgccaggtttaacaagaaatttaatgtttgttcattgctctaattcaagttccaaTATTTTTGCAAGGGCACCCAAAAttatgcaacaacaaaaatgaacaccagtcagcaagacactgccatacATCAAGACGCACACAGCCGTGAGACCCTGATATGCCAAAATTATAAACCCTTACTGAcctgtttgcacagtgctgcaaCATAAGCATAGGGTGGCCTGTTCAAGACCTTAATTGTGAGACCTCAAGGAAATTCTGTGCTGGAATTACTACCCAACAATCCAACTCTAAAAGTTTCCTATGTGGGTCACAAAGTGTGACCACTGAATTGATTTGTTCATCCACCCAATAAATATTTAGGACTGTGGCTACATGGCAGGCACGGGGATACAAAGAAGGGTGGACCCCAGCACGTTCAGCCTCATCCGGCCCCATTTCTCAGGAGACAACACGTTTTCAGTTGATTGTTGGAGACAGTGGTCAGGAGAGTTTCCCATGGTGGGGGAAACAATTGAATTAAGTCATGAAGAAAAGGAGGTTGTGCCAGGAGCACCAAGGTGGAAAAGTGACAGGAAGAAAGGGTATTTCAGGAGACAGGAACACATGTGTGAGAGTTAAGAATGCTGAAATTGCAAGGTACACTCTGAGAAGGTAAAGGGTTCAGTGGTGCTAAATCCGAGGTATAGAATGGTGGAGCTGAAATTGTCTCTCTTCGGAGCCAAATTCAAGTTACCAGAGCTGTTATAAGCAGTGATAGCTAGAGTAAACTAGGAAAGGGGCAGGGACCGCAGTTAATGGATAAAtgagctgagagagaaaaagaaagtgtggagagAGGGAGCTGGAGGGGTGTGTGGGTGGGAAGCATCTTGTAATGTGTGAGAAGTTATTAAGAGAGCTTCCCAGCAGATGATGGACAACATAATCGTGATTGTCAAGGCGGCTTTGCAAGGTGAAGTGAGAGGATACACCCCACAGCAAGGCTGACACGCACACTCCACTGGCCTTGGCATGACCTGGAAGGCAGAAAAGTCAAAGTTTGCGGTCCTTGGATTTTTTACACAAAATGCCCAGGGTGGGTGGAGACTCCCCCAGCTGCACTAGCATTCCCCTAAATCCATCCTCTCCTCTGCACTGCTGTCCATTGGACCAAGAATGTCAGCTTTAGTTACTCAGAGGCCTATTATCAACCTGTGGCATCTACAAAATGAAGGGGCATATGAACCAGGGCACTTAGGCAAAGAACCGTCACGACCAACATAGAAGGCCGGATTCCTCGCCAATGGGTGACTGTGCTAAGAGACTTCCTTAAGATTCCCCTtctgggaacacttttacactgctggtgggactgcaaactagtacaacctttctggaaggaagtatggagaaacctcaaagcactcaagctagacctcccatttgatcctgcaaccttattactgggcatctacccagaaggaaaaaaatccttttatcataaggacacttgtactagactgtttattgcagctcaatttacaatcgccaaaatgtggaaacagcctaaatgcccaccaacccaggaatggattaacaagctgtggtatatgtataccatggaatactattcagctattaaaaaaaaatggagactttacatccttcgtattaacctagatggaagtggaagacattattcttagtaaagcatcacaagaatggagaagcatgaatcctatgtactcaattttgatatgaggacaattaatgataattatggttatgggggggaaggaaaagcagagagagggaaggagggagaggggtggggccttggtgtgtgtcccactttatgggggcaagacatgattgcaagagggactttacctaacaattgcaatcagtgtaacctggcttattgtaccctcaatgaatccccaacaaaaaaaaaaaaaagaaagctataacacaattatagcccaataatatggggaaatgggagaggggggaaagggggagggggtaagggagggggattggtgggaccacacctatggtgcatcttacaagggtacatgtgaaatttactaagtgtagaatataaatgtcttaacataataactaagaaagtgccatgaaggctatgttaactagtttgatgaaaatatttcaaattgtatataaaaccagcacattgtggtCATCGGGACACTGGCGAGCACGTCGGCTGTGGCTTTCCTGGCACTGTTCATTAGCGTTGGAGGCCGCCTTTTCAGAGGCTGCCGTGTGCCAGCGGGTGGAGGAGGCGGAGTCCaccatgctggaggtggtgtgcatATTGAGCCCCGGTATAGACAGTTTCCTCAGCTGACCAGGTACCAGGTGGTCCTGGGTGAGACCTTCAGCGCAACCATGTGGTTCTGGATTCTCTGGCGCTTTTGGCATGACTCAGAAGCTGTGTTGGGTCACTTTCCATATCCAGATCCTTCCCAGTGGACAGATGAAGAATTAGGTATCCTTCCTGATGATGAAGACTAAAAGTGTAGACTCGACTCTTTGCAAGAGCCAGGTGAGAATTTCAAGACTACAGACTTCGTGTTGTACATTAAAGTTGAAAATTGAATGGTTtggtcaagaatggaaaaaaaaaaaataaaccagcacattgtaccccccccaaaaaaaaaaaaaaaaagattcccctTCTGGAAGGAATTAGCTGTTCATGgaagaaaatggattttaaaaaggataataaTAACAACTTATATGTGTCAAATGCAAAGACTCCTAAATAGCAAAAAAGACCCTTCTTAGTCAATTAGGAATAAGAAAGTCCAGCCCTATCCCAGACTTTCTGAATCAGATTTTAGAGATGGAACCCTTGCCTGTTTGTTTAGCCTGTTTATTTGTAAGAGCTCCCCTGAGGATTCTGACACACAGCCAAGTCTGATAACCAGCTTCCAGAGAGGAAATGGAGGTTCAGAGGGGTTGGAGAAC
This is a stretch of genomic DNA from Nycticebus coucang isolate mNycCou1 chromosome 14, mNycCou1.pri, whole genome shotgun sequence. It encodes these proteins:
- the LOC128565266 gene encoding NADH dehydrogenase [ubiquinone] 1 beta subcomplex subunit 2, mitochondrial-like, encoding MDNIIVIVKAALQGEHIVVIGTLASTSAVAFLALFISVGGRLFRGCRVPAGGGGGVHHAGGGVHIEPRYRQFPQLTRYQVVLGETFSATMWFWILWRFWHDSEAVLGHFPYPDPSQWTDEELGILPDDED